In Nitrospirota bacterium, a single genomic region encodes these proteins:
- a CDS encoding zf-HC2 domain-containing protein translates to MCNDETIKELLPAYREQVLDPLEKLTVVSHLASCDDCRTELALLSMMAEETVPDPGEAFWAAMPDRVSQAVQKSQTKRKTFDLSWLLSRMTLPRWTWAAATMGTVLIISWFFVMPLQNRMEMPQSQGNEFADETAATGSVSVADLDNNELSTIDSWAGSELASIAQEAEPVLGNGRDVDIYEELEALNAGEIKRLSKMLEQVRQEG, encoded by the coding sequence ATGTGCAATGACGAAACCATAAAAGAATTACTTCCCGCATACCGGGAACAGGTGCTTGACCCGTTGGAGAAGCTTACGGTCGTGAGCCATCTCGCGTCCTGCGACGATTGCCGCACCGAGCTTGCCCTGCTGAGCATGATGGCGGAAGAAACAGTGCCTGATCCCGGTGAAGCGTTTTGGGCCGCAATGCCTGACCGTGTATCCCAGGCTGTTCAGAAGAGCCAAACGAAAAGGAAAACCTTTGACCTCTCCTGGCTTTTGAGCCGAATGACCCTTCCGCGCTGGACGTGGGCAGCAGCAACGATGGGGACAGTTCTCATCATATCGTGGTTCTTCGTCATGCCCCTGCAGAACAGGATGGAGATGCCCCAATCGCAGGGAAATGAATTTGCCGATGAAACAGCGGCCACCGGGTCCGTCAGTGTTGCCGACCTTGACAATAACGAACTCAGCACGATCGATTCCTGGGCAGGCAGTGAACTGGCATCTATTGCTCAGGAGGCCGAACCGGTACTCGGGAACGGCAGGGATGTTGATATTTATGAGGAGCTTGAAGCTTTGAATGCGGGCGAAATTAAACGGCTTTCCAAAATGCTTGAGCAAGTTAGACAGGAGGGATAA
- a CDS encoding aminoglycoside phosphotransferase family protein, with the protein MPRITLQAVTAYLESLYSKPVRVLSMTTEGKQESVDDLKAFGYGSPLFLDYEVSGERKKAVLETMTPSSFGHDHFSDRAQAILWEHSAFNNLPRHVRSIDSGAFWGSGAMLSTGKAQEFFLLTDFVQGNGYFKDLERIRKSRAVTDGDIARTLALSDYLVEIHSAKLDSPGLYTRRIRDLLGHGECIMGLIDNYPPSFEFIDQPLLKKIELACIEWRWRIKHRTHRLCRVHGDFHPYNILFRDGTDFTLLDRSRGEWGEPADDTTCLSINYLFSSLMSSGKLDGPFEKMFMSFWDNYLSRTNDQEMLEVAAPFFAWRGLVIASPVWYPHLPVRTRRTIFNFIRNVLAADRFDPRDANRYLS; encoded by the coding sequence ATGCCCCGGATCACCCTACAAGCGGTCACTGCGTATCTTGAGTCCCTGTATAGTAAACCCGTACGCGTGCTCTCCATGACCACCGAGGGAAAACAGGAATCCGTCGATGACCTCAAGGCCTTTGGATACGGTTCGCCCCTGTTTCTGGATTACGAGGTCTCCGGGGAGCGGAAGAAGGCCGTGCTCGAGACCATGACGCCATCGTCCTTCGGCCATGACCACTTCTCAGACCGCGCCCAGGCTATCCTGTGGGAGCACTCGGCATTCAACAACCTCCCGCGCCACGTGCGCTCCATCGACAGCGGGGCTTTTTGGGGGTCGGGAGCCATGCTCTCCACAGGCAAGGCCCAGGAATTTTTTTTGCTGACGGACTTTGTGCAGGGGAATGGATATTTCAAAGACCTCGAACGGATAAGGAAGTCACGTGCCGTCACGGACGGGGATATTGCAAGGACCCTGGCTCTCTCTGATTACCTTGTCGAGATCCACTCCGCAAAACTCGATTCGCCCGGACTCTATACCAGAAGGATCCGTGATCTCCTGGGCCACGGCGAGTGCATCATGGGCCTGATCGACAACTACCCTCCCTCCTTTGAGTTCATCGACCAACCGCTCCTTAAAAAGATAGAGCTGGCCTGTATCGAATGGCGCTGGCGCATCAAGCATCGCACGCACCGCCTCTGCCGGGTGCACGGCGATTTTCACCCCTATAACATCCTGTTCCGGGATGGCACGGACTTCACGCTCCTCGATCGCTCACGCGGGGAATGGGGAGAACCGGCGGATGACACCACCTGCCTGAGCATAAACTATCTTTTTTCCTCGCTCATGAGCTCGGGAAAGCTTGACGGACCTTTTGAAAAAATGTTCATGTCCTTCTGGGACAACTACCTCTCCAGGACGAATGACCAGGAAATGCTCGAGGTCGCAGCGCCGTTCTTTGCCTGGCGCGGGCTGGTGATCGCAAGCCCTGTCTGGTATCCGCACCTGCCCGTGCGGACACGCCGGACCATATTCAATTTTATCCGGAATGTTCTCGCTGCCGATCGGTTCGATCCACGGGATGCGAACAGGTATCTCTCATGA
- a CDS encoding phosphatase PAP2 family protein: MSKSFFLKTSILCFLIISFTFPGVASADEFGSSMTVTTPKVREEQAASNEAPVEFNKDYFKGYGTDFKSMVTSPARWDTADWITATLVTGAAVGLYENDSKIMKWVQDHKTTTTNNIGDVITDFGHGKFTPVILGGMYLYGHVADDGKMRKTVLLSVESFVLTGVFVQTIKYTTHRHRPYTGDPPHTFDGPSLHGTSSNSSLPSGHASSAFAVAAVIASEYDNIIVPPLAYGIAAITALNRVSHNAHWPSDAFLAAAIGYFTGKAIVASHRNVKKSDLSFTPIISDGGMGMTLTYRF, translated from the coding sequence ATGTCCAAGTCTTTTTTTTTAAAAACAAGTATCCTCTGTTTTCTCATAATTTCGTTTACGTTCCCCGGTGTTGCCTCTGCTGATGAGTTCGGGTCATCAATGACGGTGACGACTCCAAAAGTCCGGGAAGAACAAGCCGCATCGAATGAAGCGCCTGTTGAATTCAATAAAGACTATTTCAAGGGATATGGAACGGACTTCAAGAGCATGGTCACCTCCCCTGCCCGTTGGGATACTGCGGATTGGATCACGGCAACGCTCGTTACCGGCGCGGCCGTCGGCCTGTACGAAAATGACTCGAAAATTATGAAATGGGTACAGGATCACAAGACGACGACAACGAACAATATCGGCGACGTGATCACTGATTTCGGCCACGGGAAATTTACTCCGGTGATCCTCGGCGGGATGTATCTGTATGGGCATGTTGCCGATGACGGGAAAATGCGCAAGACCGTTTTGCTCTCCGTTGAAAGTTTTGTTCTGACCGGTGTTTTTGTACAGACCATCAAATACACGACACACCGGCATCGGCCGTATACCGGCGACCCTCCCCACACCTTTGACGGCCCCAGCCTTCACGGTACGAGCTCAAACTCCTCGCTCCCGTCAGGTCATGCGTCGTCAGCCTTCGCGGTCGCTGCGGTCATTGCTTCCGAATACGACAACATAATTGTTCCGCCGCTTGCCTACGGCATCGCGGCGATCACAGCTCTCAACCGTGTCTCGCACAATGCCCATTGGCCGTCCGATGCCTTTCTCGCCGCGGCGATCGGATATTTCACGGGAAAAGCAATTGTGGCTTCCCACCGGAACGTCAAAAAAAGCGATCTCAGTTTTACTCCGATAATAAGTGATGGCGGGATGGGTATGACTTTGACGTACAGATTTTAG
- a CDS encoding sigma-70 family RNA polymerase sigma factor produces the protein MDEDLDLINRTIAGEREAFNELVIKYQRPLYSLLYRMVSNRDDASDLLQKTMVRAFTGLGSFERRSSFKTWLYQIAINLAKNVYRDRSKAEHVPIDDVIIRRDPRTLDALIQKESRLLLRQALAGLPEKQRMTVMLRVQESRKFEEIAKIMQCSLGTAKANYHHGVQKLKAMMGEKDRGQ, from the coding sequence ATGGATGAAGACCTTGACCTGATCAATAGAACCATAGCGGGTGAGCGCGAGGCGTTCAATGAGCTGGTTATAAAATATCAGAGACCACTCTACTCCCTGCTCTACCGCATGGTCAGCAACCGTGACGACGCATCTGACCTGCTGCAAAAAACCATGGTTAGGGCCTTCACCGGACTCGGCTCCTTCGAGCGGCGATCAAGTTTCAAGACATGGCTTTACCAGATCGCGATCAACCTTGCCAAGAATGTCTACCGCGACCGGTCAAAGGCCGAACATGTCCCGATCGATGATGTGATCATCAGACGGGACCCTCGCACGCTTGATGCGCTGATCCAGAAAGAGAGCAGGCTTCTGCTCCGGCAGGCGCTCGCGGGGCTTCCGGAAAAACAGCGCATGACGGTCATGCTCAGGGTGCAGGAAAGCCGGAAGTTCGAGGAGATCGCGAAGATCATGCAATGCTCGCTCGGAACAGCCAAGGCAAATTATCATCATGGCGTACAAAAGTTGAAGGCGATGATGGGAGAAAAAGACAGGGGTCAGTAG